aatttcttcaacCTGTTTCAactggttttttatttttgaaaatttggAAGGCCTCAAAAGCCTCTAGAGTAGTTCTTCACAGAGCATGCAATACCTGTTTATTAGGGACTTTTTCTGGGATGTGATACAACTGGCTTTATGTCTGTACATTAAATCAAGTAGGGTGAGAGTCTAAAAAAGGTTGTAAGCACTGGGAAGGGTGAGTGTCTTTGGTCTGCCTTTCTGGGAGCATGCAACCTGCTGAATACTGACTATGATGGCATTGCTGTTGCTCTAGCACCTAAGTCCAAGCCTGGAATTTTCTATATGAAAATGATGGAACAGATTATTTACAAGAATATCTTCAGAGCTTTCAGATTTAATGTGGAGAAATAGTTGATCCCCAGACCTACTGTTTTTCTCACTTCTGTATTTCCCATTAAACTGTATTTCTCattgaaaacatttttgtaaACTTGGCTTTCCCCAGCCAACATGTGCTTCCTCCAAAAGTGCAAATCCAATGGTATCAAAATAGAGCCAAACAAAACTGTTGTGGCTGAATGAATGTGTCTAGATAAGTGAGCATTGCTACCCTTAGTCCTTATTCCAGGGGGTGGCCACTTCTCCAAACACAGTCCTACAAAAAAATCTTTGACATTGTCTCAATAACCATATTAATTAGGCAGTTGAGTCCTTGCAGAATTCAGAATTCTGTCTATTTAAAATTGTGGATGATACGGtgtgtatttttgttttatagAGGCTGACCTCATTCCTGAACTGAGTGAAGCTGAAGAATATGAGGTATagcattcattttttttaagagtgtatttaaaataaatacatttcaaCTAGATTGAAATTGCATTCTGTGAAAATTGACAAAACTATGTCACCAAATGAGTGTATTATCTGCATTTATGTATACGTATATATGCATGTATGTGCATACATAGCCTTTGAGCTATATTTCTCCCTAGATAACTCTGGAGATACCTCAGTATTTCTCTGGGGTTAGAGGTACATGGTGAAGTAAAGGATATCACAGAATattcctaaatatttttaatatgggGCACCAGTTTGCAATCTCCCCTCTGTGAAGTCTGACAGAATTGTTCATCAAAGAATCAAAGCTGCCATCCAGTGTTAGGCTTTTTAGTTAAAGAGAAGTTTGATTTCTCCTTACTTGTGATGGTTTTATCATGTAGTAAATTAAAGTAAGGGAAGACGATAGTTGTGCTGAAGAGTGAGAATCAAGTGTGTCTGCTATCAGTGTGCTATTGGTTTAGCTGTTACTCAGAAATTCTTGGAGGTTCATTTGCTTCTTGAACTCAAGTATAGTATAAAGTATaccattttttaaagtataGCTTTGTTTTACAAAATTTTTGATGATCTTATGATAACCTTTGGAGGCTTCATATTCAGTAACTAGGTCTCCAGCGTCGCAGCAAGGAGAGATGTAAAAATGCCATGATTTTAACAGTCTCTAATACCAATTGTGTAACATAGACAGTTACTTCAGTAGGACAATGATCAAGTAATATCAAGTAATCCCtcagaatttttaatttatagttTCAGTCTATGACCACAACATTCTCACTTCATGACAAGTCCTTTTAGTTAAATagcacagcctgtgctcacCTATCTATTTACCCTCCCTTGCATTTGTGGACACTGAGTAATCAGTAGTACAGTCATTTCTCTTTTCTAATGTATCTAGATTATTATGTTGCATCTGTTTCACACCAGTGAACATCAACTGATTTTTACTTGAATCgaaaaagtttaaaagctcATACACTGCCTTGCAGAAATAGAAACATGGGCCTGTCCAGTCTAGCCCAGGTTTGAAGGCAATCAGTggtggtgctgctgtccctACATTTTGGATATTTAGTTCTTCAAATGAAGTCCAAACCTGAGAGTGACATCTGAGGTACCTTATGTTAAGTGCATGAGGGGTTCCTGATTCAAAGAGGGACTGCAGTGTGAAGCCCAGCTCTAGCCTAGTGGGTAAAGCCCTTGCTCTGGTGAGACTGGGTGAAGGCTCACAACTCCTGTTTGCTGAGTGCCTCAGTCAAAAACATACTCAGCAGCTCTTTATCTTGGGCACATTCCTTCAAAGGCTGTTGATTTTTTACATTACTCTCCCTGCTGCGCCCTGCTCAATGCAGGAATGGGAGATCTACTCAACCTAAACTATAGTGGAAACTGAGGAGTGGTTAGATTGATGACTGTGCCTATCTCCTGTCTACTGGGTGTTTTCTCTCAGCATTATGCTTTTGAATAACAAACAGTGGCATTTCCACCACATTGCCAAGCcagatctttaaaaaaaaccaaaaaaaacaaaattattttgcaagaggccctgtgctgctctgtctcTTAGGGCTATGTGTGCCTGTCAAATCAGGTCCTTTCAGAAACTGAAAGTGTACCTCAATCTACATGGCAGAGTTGGGCTGGGACAGGTTCGATTCTGGTGCAGCACTagatggggacacagcacagaacTGCAGGGACTGCTGTGTCTAAGTCAAAACAAAATTGCTTGCTGAGGGAGTTAGGTGCTTCaatgataatattttttttttattttgtgcagGGAAAGCTGTAGAGTGGATGAAAAGATTTCACCTTAGATCCTCAAGCACTGCCTAAATGCTGATTGCATTCAGgcacattttggttttttttcttttggatatGTCCTTAAAAGGCAGAACTCTAACACAGATTTTGCACAAAGTATTGTTATTCATTGTCATTCATATTCAGAAAACAAAGAGTCATAACAGGACTAGGGCATATGGCTCACAACACTTGTGAAACTCTGACAGTCTTGATGAGGATCATGAACTCTTCCAGAATACTCTGACAATTCAGCAGAATTGAGgtcataaatatattttacaaaTTAGGTTGTTGTTATTATCATTTAATTACCATCAGGATATTAGTGCAAACTTCTAAGGCATTCTGAAggcaaaaacattttttcattgCAGTGTATACAATCTATGCCATATATTGCATATACAATTGCATTTTATTAGGAAAGAATTTGGGCCTTCTTAATAAAGTAAATAGATACTGTGAGTGATTTTTGCCTCTCAAACACAATTTAAGTAACACAATATTGAAGAAGTTATTGGGACAcagcattttaatgtttttattgcAAATAAGTAATATTTTTCAAGATAAAAGAGGATATATCTTCTTGCAGTTAATACTTTAGTTTAGGACAAACAGTCTTCTCAAGTGTTATTTTGCTTTACCCCTCTTGATTTAACCAGGAAAATGTATTATTAGAGTTTAGTTTTCATTCATGTTCAGAGTctataaacatttttaattgTCTTTGGCTATGATATTTTTTCAAAGGATGAAGTTGATGAAAAGGAAACAGAGGTGGATGAAGAAACTGCAGTGGTTCCTAGCACTGACAGTACAATGAACCAACTGAGGAGAGATTTTCAGGTGATTACATCCAGCTACAGTCAAGAAAAAATGCGAACAAAACCCAGTGAAGCCAAAACAAATAGATACCTAACAAGAGAAGAATTGCATGGTAAGGATAATGTTTTCAAAGCAGTTTATTATGCTACTTCTCCACCTATTGGTGAAAATTCTGAAGAGGAAGATCCTTTTCTGGAATCCCAAACAATTACTGGAATTCCTCCTCAACTCATTGACTCCACCAAAGGCAGAGAAGACGAGTTTATATATCTTTCTTCAGGCACCGAGCCAACAAGAATAACCACCTCTGGCCACAGTGACGAAGATTTCTTATTGCCTCCTTTTAAACCTCATCAGGAATCTGATGACTTTTGGAGTTCAGTTCCTACCACTTCTTCATCACAGCTGGTTACAGAGGAGGCCTCCcaagaagatgcccttccttcagGAAGCCCAGATATCAGTGTGCATGATGTCCTTTCTCAAGGCTCCATTAGATATGTTTCAGAAGTTGTAGCACCCTCAAGCTCCGATGAGCCTCCAAAGCATACTTCTTCCCCTGATGGAAATTTATGGTTTCGTAATGCTACAGATCCAACAACTCAGTCTGTTGATACATCACCTAGCGGGCAATTGTCTCAGACCAGTTACACTGATGCTTATGTAGAGGGATTAAAGCCGACTACAGCGCCCTACACAAGCAGCCCAGTGGTTTTACAAGACACCTCAGATGCGGATTTAGAATTGCCACATTATTCTACCTTTGCTTTCTCCTCTGCTGAATTATCACCTCACTCTATCTCTTCAAGCTCTGGAGAATATGGTTCTGCTTCTGCTGCCAGTGAGGTACTCTCTCAGACAACTCAGCCAGTCTATAATGGTGAGATACCTCTTCAACCTTCCTACAGTAGTGAAGTGTTTCCTCTAGTCACCCCTTTATTGTTTGACTCTCAGATGCTCGACACTACCCCTGCTACATCAGATAGTGATGTGACCTTGCATGCTACACCTGTATTTCCCAGTGTTGATGTGTCATTTGAACCCACCCTGTCTTCCTATGATGATGTACCTTTGCttacattttcctctgcttcctccagTAGTAAAATGTTTCACCGTTTGTATACAGTTTCTCAAATGTTTCCACAAAGTGCTACTCCAGCTGTTGCAAGCGATAAGGTGTCCCTGCATGCTTCTTTGACGTTGGCAGTGGGTGATCCATTAATACAGCCAAGCCTTGCTCAATTTGCTGATGTGGTGTCACATCAGACCACTCATGCTGCTTCGGAGACACTGATGTTTGGTCATAATAGAACTCACATATTTTCTCAAGTTGAACCATCCAGCAGTGATTTAAATATGCATGTACTATCTACAATGTCTGAACTTCCTTATGCTTTGTCTGGTAATGTGGGCTCCCTCCAAAGCTTTACTGTTTCCTTTGACTCTGCAGAATTTGTGCATGATTCTGTTGACGTATTTCATCAAGATCCTTTATTTAGCAGCTATAACAATGTACTGGTGCATAAACCTTCTTCTGTAATATCACAAGCTGATACTTTGCTGCAGCCTACACGCTCTCTATCTAGTGACACGGATTGGTCTGAAGCATACTCTGGTAGTGAGTCCCTTTTGCCTGATACAGATACTTTGACAGTACTTAACGTTTCTTCCTCTGATTTTGTTGATGAGATTCCATATGAATCATCCGGGTTTAGTGATGTTAATAAGATGCTTCAAAAAGGTGATGTTATATATGGAGATGAGAGAGAACTGAAAATTTCCTCTTCTTTAAGTGAAATGGCTTCCAATGCTGAAAGTAAAGTGATACATGAACTTTCTACATCTGTTTCTAATAATGTTGTAATTGAGCAGAATATGACTCTGCAAGAAAGCCCACTTCCTGTTTCTAGCACAAAGGgaatccttccagtctctcttgctTTTCCCACTACTAAGATATTTGATCATGATATTAGTAAACTTACAGAAAAGCACCTTTCTGTTCAGCCTTTGCATGTTACAACTCCAGCCTTTGATGACACTTTGCTTAAACCTATGCTTAGTGCAAGCTCAGATCAAGCTCTCTCTGTCCCTGCTTATAGCAAAATGTTATCCTCGACTCAGCTGTACTTTTATGAGACCTCAGCTACATTAAATAATGAAGCATTACTGCAGTCCTCCTTCCAATCTTCTGGCGATGGCACTCTGCTTAACACAGCTGCAGTTGTGCCTAGTGATCCTATATTGGCTGAAAGCTCAAGGGTTCATAAAGATAGTTCTACATTTGACCAAATATCGCATCAAATGGCACCAGTTACTGCTACAACTGAAAGCAAGCTGCATTCTACATCTGCACCTTCTGTTGCTGACATGATGTCAAACACTTTTAGTAAGCCCACAGCGTCACTTCAAGGTTTATCTTTTTCTTATGAAAGTGAGAGATACATTTCATCCAGTTTATCTAACAGTGAAGATGTTCAGAAGGTCATGCCTTCGTTGTACAGTAGCGATGCTTCGTTTCAGCTGACCAGTTTAGAAAATACAAATGCCTTTCCGTCCCAGGCAGCGAATGCTGCAACAACTCCCTTCCTAACAGGTGACACATCATCACATGTAGCTACTCCTACAGACAGCCATATCTCTTCAAGTGTTTTTGAAAGAATTGAGGTTGACAGTGTCTCTTCAAGTTCCACACTTGGTTTTGATCCTGTTCATATGCCTGCAGTTGTTTCTGGTTCTGATGTGTCCGTTCATCACACTCTTCCTTTACCAAATACACTTATTTCAGTTACGGCTGTTCCTTCCAAAAGTGAGATCCCTGTAACTTTGAATAGGTTGCTGGTTCCTTCTGGAGAATCCTCTGGGTTGTCTCCCAGTGTCATGTCCAGTACTGATTTGTGGTCTTCTGTAGTTGAGGATGACTACGATGAATATGATGATGCCTTCCCTGTAAGTAACTGCATCTCATGCACATCCCATAGAGAAGATCAGGATATGATAGTAGAGGATGAAAATACAAAGGTAAATAATAACAAGGATCAGAGTAACCTAATTATAAGTTCATATTCTGAGAAACCTGAAGAACAGAAGTTTTCTACTGCTGCATCTGACAGTCAGATAAACCGTGCCATGGACGGACGTAATTTTACATCCATACCAACTCAGACAGCGAATGTGATACCTGAGAAGCACAACAACCTGAAAATTTTGGAGAACCATATTCAGACCTCTAGTGTCCAGTTGCAAAATACATCAGAATCTAAGTCTTGGGCTGTTTTGACAAGTGATGAAGAAAGTGGTTCTGGCCAAGGTACCTCAGATAGCCTTAACGATAACGAAACTTCAACAGATTTCAGTTTTCCTGACCATAATGAGAGAGACACTGAAGGGCCAGTTGAAGCAGGTAACTCAGAATTAACTCCTGGATCATCACAATCATCAGCCTCATCTGTTACTAGTGATCATTCATCAGTGTTCAACATCTCTGAGGCAGGTTAGTTATGGATAAGTCTAATGAATACCATGGGAAGCTGTCAGGGGATACTTTTGTGCCATAGAGAATGAGAAGGTTTATCTACAGATAATAAAAGGAGAACGTAACAGTGCCAATGGGTGTGATTAAGGAAGCATTGGGGAACAGGGTTTCATACTGAGCTGGCTATCTTGTGAATGCTACTTCTGGCTACTTAAAACTGCACCTGAAATATTCTTTTGTAAGATGACTGATGGTCTGCTTTTGGATAGATGCATACTCTCAGCAGAAGTTGAGTCATGCAAAATCTGAAACCAGAATTGTTTCAGTgctaatttttgcttttatttttaaaggtttgaGAGGGACTTAGGTTCTCTGTTGAGTTCTTTGTACAGAGACTAGTGCTGCCCGTATGGAAATACCACCAGAGGAAACCATGCCTCTGCCAGAGGAAACATGCCTCTGATACTTACAGCAGCacagttttttgttttctaagaGGATGAACAAGGAAGAAGATGCTGGTCTTATTCTGATTCATAAAAACATTCATTTTTGCTCTGTGTATGCCACTTTCAGATTTCAATGAGATGCAGAATTTTTGTGCCAGATTTGTGTATTCCCAATGTAGAGCCAGATTCTCCTCTAGATGTTTATGTTTAATgctattttcttatttattccTCTTAAATTCAGTGAGAGTATTTGCAACCCACGATTCCAAGGATAATGTCAGAAGTCAAAATTCATAAACATAtcctttgtatttaaaaatgcaCTGTGGAAAATCTGAAGTATTCAAGCACATAATTTTCATTCCTTCTTGTGCTAGAGAATTGAAAATCAAAGAATCAAGTGAAAAATAATCTAtgatctttgaaaaaaaaaaaacagacaagGAGACAAGGTTGAATTggtattttagaaaataaattgaaCTTCTGTAATGTACTTGCATCATCTATAGAGGGCAGTATCATTCAACTAAACCTATTAAGGAATGGCATTCACAAAGCATGCGAAGGTTTCAGCCCAGTCCTACAAACAAATACACAGTTGAATTACATAAGGTTGTATTTCTCATGAGCAACAGAATACTAACATGAAAAGGTGGTAAATTGACACTCGATATACTTGGGGCTACAACAATacgaaaaataaaaaataaaattaaaagagaataaaaaacaTTGAAATTACTAAGAGTCCTAACAAGGTAGGTGTTACAAAACTGAATTAATAAGTGAATTAGTTCACTGGTAAGCAGTTACCACTTTGTGTAAAATACATAACATTCCttcaaaaataagcaaaaataGCATTAATATTTCAAAAACTATGTTATTAGTATGACTGAGTGTTGCCATAAGGTACTAGAGTTTACGTAATGGGTGTCATTTGAATTTTTATCAATAGTAACTCAAAAAGAATTATACAGTACTGGAGGAGGAGTACAACAGACTTAGTTTGTCTTCTAGATATTATTGAAAGACACTGTACAGTATCATTTCATGTTCATTACTTTTTTTCCAACACATGATGCCAAATACTGACTTTAAATAAGCTGAACATTCAATTTCAGCATGTCTAACATGGTCTCCTGTAAATCAAAGACATATTTGCCTAATGAAATTACAAAGAAATGCAGCAAGCACAAAAATTAATCTCTCACCTGAGAACTTACTTATACATTGCAATGGATTTTGCAGAAATTGGTGAAATGTCTTTTCATCGTGACCATTACAGAAAAACATTGTCATTTAAACTTTTCTCAGTCTTGTAGCTGTTGATGCATAATTATGCTTGTTCTGAACTAGGATTTTCTCCTTAAGACCCCTGTGACTACCCAAACTTTTCAACTTCTGTTGAAAAACTAAGTCAAATTAATAGAAAGAAATATGCAAAGGATCCAAACACATCAGTTATTAGAAATCAAAGAAATCTGCTATAGCTGAGACTACCTTTTCAGCTGCCATCATTGGAGTGAATGAAGTAGGCAAGAAACCCTCTGTTACAGGAGAAGCCTGCACTTCATTCCCCATAGGAGGAATCCTAATAGGATATGGTCATGAAGTTTGAAGGAACATTGTCATCACACAGATAGGATTGGATTTTATGCTGTGAATTAGTCCAGAGTTGGATAAGCAAGTCTGACTGTTTCAAAGGGATCGTTTTGTGCTTTCTCATGCATACACATAGTTTTTCTCTGGAATCAATAGGAAGCACCAATTTTAACCTACTCAACAGAAACTTGGAGATTTTTCAGAAGCAACTTTGTGCCTTCAATTACTTTGCCCATTGAGCTGCAGAATTTAAAGAGAAGTGGTTTATATGGGTGTTAAAGAGTATTTTGAATTTAAACCAAGAAGACATCTGCAAAATTAGAGCCTAGACCTTTTTGCACATAAAGTCCTGAAAGCCTCTAAACtcaagaaaatggaagaaaatagagCTGCCTGGAAATCTGTACTGTGTGAAGCCATTTGTTTTTGACATCCTATTTAGAGCATGTAatttgctgtctttttttttcccccctccagaTTCAACTCCATTCCTTCCTCTCTTTGTGTAAAAGCTTTTCATTCATGTAGAATTGGTCTCTTGAAATCCCAATGGAGTGCAGATGTTTTCTGTACAGCAAAATTCTGCTCTTATACAGAAAATTCATTGCATTAGGACTgtttgcaaaagcagaaaacattcTAGGGGTTTAATTCTAAAAAGCACAAAAGTgcttatttctgcattttcactCAAATAATGCTCACAGTAAACTGCACAAATTGAAATAAGTCAGTTATTTTACATCAAAGTAACAACTTTGAAATACTTACTTTTTGAGGTATGATCAAAGCTAAAAATAAAGTATTGGTGTTGTCCAGCattgtgtttccttctttaataaaattataaaatattttgttttaatcttcATACAGATTCCCATGTCCAAATAGTTCTCTCATCCAACAGTATATGGCTCACAGAAATATGAAACCAAAGCAATATCTAAATAATAATTTGAGCACCTGTAAAGGTGGGAAATTTAAGTGTGGCTCTAGTATAGTTGAGAGAGGCAATTGGATTCAAAGGAAGCAGGATGTATCTATAAGGGCAGAATGGGCAATGGATAAAAATACAGTAAGCTAAACTGCAATACAGCAAGCACATAAAGACTTTTGCAAGATAATTTTTATATTAACCTATTAGCCAGAGAAGTGATTTGCATTATATGACTGACAGTTTAATATCAATTCCAATGCACATTCCAATATTATGTATTCAGATTTCTTAATTCATTTGGCTTTCAGCtaataaaatagatttaaataaaaaaactttCTTCTGAATTTTAACAACAGTCTGCTATTCTTACAAAGAGAAGTTTCCACTGCTGGAGGGCTGAGTCACATAAGCTTGAACACTTTGCTTTGCCTTCTATCTGCTTATCTTCTGTAAGCTGGTTTGCAAATGTATAAACTTTCTGCGGTACATAGTAAAAAATAGAGGTAAGTGATATTAAGTAGGCTCATTATAAGACACATTCACCTGTGCTGTGCTTTTCTCAGAATTTAAACTTGGACTGTTTCAATTTTCTCTGACTGCAGAGGCAAGTAATATTAGCCATGAGTCTCGTATTGGTCTAGCTGAGAGTCTGGAATCAGAGAAGAAGACAGTTATACCACTTGTGGTCGTATCAGCCCTGACTTTTATCTGTCTAGTGATTCTTGTGGGTATTCTCATTTACTGGAGGTAAGTTGTATTTTGGTTGATCTTTTTTTCAGTTCTAAAGAGGTATGATTTGAAAAATGTGATGGGCATTATTGAACTGGTTTACAGGAGGGAGACTGGATCATGTCTCTTACCTTTCCTTCATATTGCTCAGTGTcataaaaatgacaaaataaagTGGTTTCTGTCCAAAATACtcagatgcttttttttttttttttttttttttttgcaggggGTTTAACCACTGCAAATAGTTTATTCCCCTATTGATAGACCTTAGTAAACAATAACTCATGATTGATGCCTAGAAACCAAGTGACTAAACAGAGCACTGGGAAAAaccagagggaaaagaaaaatagatatCATGGCATGGGACTATTTATTATCTTTCCAATCTTTTACCCATTAAAAAAGGTAGTTATCAATTTAGAATGAGAATCTATTGTCCTCAACAAGACTATGTAAATAAGCAATTCATATGGCACTGTAGGAGTGTGCTGATGCTCTGTGGAAGACAGAAAGGGGTTAGTTTAATGATACTATAATAGTGTAACTGTTTGAAGATCACTTGCTGAGTAGCTCTCAGGATGCTCTGTGATTAAAAAGTCATTCTACTTCGTGATTCTGACAAACTAAAATTAGCTCTGGTCTTTCAAAGCTTTAGTGGATAACTACAGATGTGTTTCACGTGCACATGTGCTCAGGTTTCCTCATGGATGTGTTTCTCTGTGACTTGATAATTTGATAagccagtaaaaaaaaaaaaaaaaagtaggataAAGGGAATTGATGGTTATTAGAAGTCATTATAACATAATTAGTAAGAGCGAAAAACTGTGTCCACACTGTGAAATAAAACAGACCAGCTAGCATGGCACAGATCTCTTCCTTACAGCTGAAATTACTTCCCTCAGAGAGGATAAAAAGAGTGGCTGCATTCACATTGCTAACTGGGGATGGCCTCTGCCTTGTGCTAACCCCAAACTGTGTCTTGCATTGTGTGAAATACTGCAAGTTCATTTGGCCTGAACTAAAAATGTAACAGGAATCTTGTTGGCCACATGGCAGTATGTGGCAATGCTCAAGGCTTTGGCACTCTCCCACTGGTTCTAGTTAAAGTCAGTCTTCCTAGGGACATGCCTGCTCAAGCTCTCAAAACCCTTGCACAGCCCTAAGACTTTCTCAAGTGTATAGATTGTCTGGGAGGAAATGCAGTGGTGGGGCCAGAAGGGGGAAATAAGTTGCAAAAACTTCTATTTCAGTGATTGTCAGGAACCTGATCCTTCTTCCACTGTGCTAACACATAAACTAGCAGCCAGGAACAGGATTTTGCTCTTACAGGGACTGTACAAAGAATTGGGGAGACAGGCCCAAAGATCTTCTTTCAGATGCCTCCAGAGcttgtttcttcttccttcttcccaaATAATCCTGCTTtatctaaaatgaaaaaaaatggtgAAGAACCATTAACTTTGGCCCTTTCCAAACTACTGACTACTGTAATCTCTAGGCTGTGATGTCAGGATTATGCTTACTGACTTTTCTTCTAGTCTCCTGACACTAGTTTTCTGTCGGCCTATCAGGGTGTGTCCCACATGGGGACAGAACCCATTCCATCCCTGAACAGACTAGGCTTCAGAAATTGAGCTCAGGCATCCTTTGTTCCAGGCAAGTGTGCTAGTGAGTCAGACAGCCTTTGCCATGATTAAAGACACTTGATTGATGAACCTTGAGAAagatttcttctgcttttcaaggtagTAGTTAATTGCCATAATAATTGCAAAAGTCATTTCTTAGTTTATGCTTAGTTGGATAACTCTATTCTCCATCCCAGGATTTCCAGCTAACCACCTGCATTCTGAGAATCTTTTTTTGTCATTCATGTTATGCAACATGATTGTTCATATTCAACTTCCAAAGGGTTTCATCTCTGATGCTGAGCAGTATTTGAAATCTCTTTGCTAAAGAAGGCCATGCATTTAAAGACCCAGATTGTACAATGCAGTTCTAGTAATCCTACACGTTACAAGCTTGTTTTTGTCAAATAACATTGTGTTCATTTTGTATTCTTTCTCTGGGAATGAACAATTCTGTAAAACAGGTctttcaaaatgaaacaaaaatcccGTTAGCAAGAATATCTTCTTGCCTTGAACCTaatcttttctgtatttcttgtgtactacaaaataaaatatggaGCTCTTTTATTGTTAATCCTCAAAATTCTCTTGGCATTATGATAACACCAGTAACTATTTCTTATTTCAGGGGAATGTAGCATAAAGACTATGCAT
This Agelaius phoeniceus isolate bAgePho1 chromosome 5, bAgePho1.hap1, whole genome shotgun sequence DNA region includes the following protein-coding sequences:
- the PTPRZ1 gene encoding receptor-type tyrosine-protein phosphatase zeta isoform X2, with protein sequence MLILGSLAACIQLICIIRVDLVYGYYRQQRKLIEEIDWSYTGTLNQKNWGKKYSACNGAKQSPINIDEDLTQVNVNLKKLKFHGWEKETLEDTFIRNTGKTVEINLTSDYYVSGGGLDTIFKASKITFHWGKCNASSDGSEHSLEGQKYPLEMQIYCYDADQFTDFEEAVKGSGKLRALSILFEIGLEDNPDYIPIINGVDSVSRFGKQAALEPFILLNLLPNATDKYYTYNGSLSAPPCSETVEWIVFKDTISISENQLAVFCEVLTMQQSGYVMLMDYLQNNFREQQYKFFGQVFSSYTGQEEIHEAVCSSEPENVQSDPKNYTSLLVTWERPRVVYDTTIERFAVFYQQLDGEDQTKHEFLTDGYQDLGAILNNLLPNTSYVLQIVAVCSNGLYGKYSDQVIVDMPLEDAEADLIPELSEAEEYEDEVDEKETEVDEETAVVPSTDSTMNQLRRDFQVITSSYSQEKMRTKPSEAKTNRYLTREELHGKDNVFKAVYYATSPPIGENSEEEDPFLESQTITGIPPQLIDSTKGREDEFIYLSSGTEPTRITTSGHSDEDFLLPPFKPHQESDDFWSSVPTTSSSQLVTEEASQEDALPSGSPDISVHDVLSQGSIRYVSEVVAPSSSDEPPKHTSSPDGNLWFRNATDPTTQSVDTSPSGQLSQTSYTDAYVEGLKPTTAPYTSSPVVLQDTSDADLELPHYSTFAFSSAELSPHSISSSSGEYGSASAASEVLSQTTQPVYNGEIPLQPSYSSEVFPLVTPLLFDSQMLDTTPATSDSDVTLHATPVFPSVDVSFEPTLSSYDDVPLLTFSSASSSSKMFHRLYTVSQMFPQSATPAVASDKVSLHASLTLAVGDPLIQPSLAQFADVVSHQTTHAASETLMFGHNRTHIFSQVEPSSSDLNMHVLSTMSELPYALSGNVGSLQSFTVSFDSAEFVHDSVDVFHQDPLFSSYNNVLVHKPSSVISQADTLLQPTRSLSSDTDWSEAYSGSESLLPDTDTLTVLNVSSSDFVDEIPYESSGFSDVNKMLQKGDVIYGDERELKISSSLSEMASNAESKVIHELSTSVSNNVVIEQNMTLQESPLPVSSTKGILPVSLAFPTTKIFDHDISKLTEKHLSVQPLHVTTPAFDDTLLKPMLSASSDQALSVPAYSKMLSSTQLYFYETSATLNNEALLQSSFQSSGDGTLLNTAAVVPSDPILAESSRVHKDSSTFDQISHQMAPVTATTESKLHSTSAPSVADMMSNTFSKPTASLQGLSFSYESERYISSSLSNSEDVQKVMPSLYSSDASFQLTSLENTNAFPSQAANAATTPFLTGDTSSHVATPTDSHISSSVFERIEVDSVSSSSTLGFDPVHMPAVVSGSDVSVHHTLPLPNTLISVTAVPSKSEIPVTLNRLLVPSGESSGLSPSVMSSTDLWSSVVEDDYDEYDDAFPVSNCISCTSHREDQDMIVEDENTKVNNNKDQSNLIISSYSEKPEEQKFSTAASDSQINRAMDGRNFTSIPTQTANVIPEKHNNLKILENHIQTSSVQLQNTSESKSWAVLTSDEESGSGQGTSDSLNDNETSTDFSFPDHNERDTEGPVEAGNSELTPGSSQSSASSVTSDHSSVFNISEAEASNISHESRIGLAESLESEKKTVIPLVVVSALTFICLVILVGILIYWRKCFQTAHFYLEDNTSPRVISGPPAPIFPVSDDVGAIPIKHFPKHVADLHASNGFSEEFEEIQSCTVDLGITSDSSNHPDNKNKNRYINIVAYDHTRVKLAQLAEKDGKLTDYINANYVDGYNKPKAYIAAQGPLKSTAEDFWRMIWEHNVEVIVMITNLIEKGRRKCDQYWPAEGSEEYGNFLVTQKSVHVLAYYTVRNFTLRNTKIKKGSQKGRSSGRIVTQYHYTQWPDMGVPEYSLPVLTFVRKASQAKRHAVGPVVVHCSTSPLMEHLEREPPHEFCPSGADTEKANSAGVGRTGTYIVLDSMLQQIQHEGTVNIFGFLKHIRTQRNYLVQTEEQYIFIHDALVEAILSKETEVPETHIHAYVNALLIPGPTGKTRLEKQFKLLSQSNTQQCDYSTALKQCNREKNRTSSIIPVERSRVGISSLSGEGTDYINASYIMGYYQSNEFIITQHPLLHTIKDFWRMIWDHNAQLIVMLPDSQNMAEDEFVYWPNKDEPINCESFKVTMIAEEHKCLSNEEKLIIQDFILEATQDDYVLEVRHFQCPKWPNPDSPISKTFELISIIKEEASNRDGPMIVHDEHGGVTAGTFCALTTLMHQLENENSVDVYHVAKMINLMRPGIFTDIEQYQFLYKAILSLVSTRQEENPSASMDSNGSALPDGNAAESLESLV